In Peptostreptococcaceae bacterium, one genomic interval encodes:
- a CDS encoding 8-oxoguanine DNA glycosylase has product MKGLNYMPSDEKIIKKEIVDFEPFHIFECGQCFRWNMEDDGSYTGVAHGKVLNVQKEGKTIIFRNVDEEDFYNIWENYFDLKRDYSMIENRLSELDETMNKAVAFGHGIRILNQDPWETLVSFIISANNGIGRIKGIVEALSENYGDDLGVFMGKRRYGFPSAQRLAMLKAEDIRACGAGYRDEYIQNAAKVISGKGKWLESLCKMDTADAREKLIELKGIGPKVSDCILLFSMEKMDTFPVDVWVKRTMEYFYLPPKSTPEAINRFAEEYFGDMKGFAQQYLFYYARANNIGK; this is encoded by the coding sequence ATGAAAGGGTTGAACTATATGCCGTCAGATGAAAAGATAATAAAAAAAGAAATAGTTGACTTCGAGCCGTTTCATATCTTCGAATGTGGACAATGTTTCCGTTGGAACATGGAAGATGACGGAAGTTATACGGGAGTAGCCCATGGGAAAGTTCTTAATGTGCAAAAGGAAGGTAAAACTATAATCTTTCGAAATGTTGACGAAGAGGATTTTTATAATATATGGGAGAACTATTTCGATTTGAAAAGAGACTACTCCATGATTGAAAACAGGCTTTCCGAGCTTGATGAGACTATGAACAAGGCTGTTGCCTTTGGCCATGGGATAAGGATTCTTAATCAGGATCCTTGGGAGACTTTGGTTTCATTCATAATTTCTGCAAACAACGGAATTGGCCGTATAAAAGGCATTGTAGAGGCTTTGAGCGAGAATTATGGAGATGATCTTGGAGTATTCATGGGAAAGAGGCGTTATGGGTTTCCATCAGCGCAGCGATTGGCAATGCTTAAGGCAGAAGATATTCGAGCTTGCGGAGCGGGCTATAGGGATGAATATATTCAAAATGCTGCAAAAGTTATTTCTGGAAAAGGCAAGTGGCTTGAATCCCTTTGCAAAATGGATACGGCAGATGCTAGAGAAAAACTCATCGAACTTAAAGGAATAGGGCCAAAGGTTTCAGACTGCATACTGCTTTTCTCCATGGAAAAGATGGATACCTTTCCGGTAGATGTATGGGTTAAGAGGACGATGGAGTATTTCTATCTCCCTCCAAAAAGTACTCCGGAAGCAATCAATCGTTTTGCTGAAGAATACTTCGGAGATATGAAGGGTTTTGCACAACAGTATCTTTTCTATTATGCCAGAGCAAATAATATAGGGAAATAA
- a CDS encoding zinc ribbon domain-containing protein has translation MPIYKYRCKVCGQTFDKISSISERNEMKSCPYCGKTESVKLVSGFISKNSSNGTCSTSSGG, from the coding sequence ATGCCAATTTATAAATATCGGTGCAAAGTATGCGGACAAACATTTGACAAGATATCTTCAATTTCAGAAAGAAACGAAATGAAAAGTTGTCCGTATTGCGGAAAAACGGAATCTGTAAAACTTGTTTCCGGATTCATATCAAAGAATTCCTCAAATGGAACATGCAGCACTTCATCCGGTGGCTGA
- a CDS encoding MFS transporter, with product MDTQSKKEKAAEPIKKRFQKLAALSAGHFMNDFYVGLIPPISFVFAESLGLSMTQQGMLAFVITSFGSFAQPFVGSFVDRHGKPYLLILSVIWVAFWMSIAGLVQNYYLLLAVVALGALASALFHPLGTSTVVKLGRKSKGKILSIFMTIGGLSAAVAPAVALPLVHSYGLKSLVFLVIPGIAIAGFLYWSGIQEVKLKAEAPRKTEKVKGSLVASIRKLLVLCLISVNKNFIRRGLTAFGIQILIMKGLELKMAVVLLSLNLFMVPVGTMLGGFMNDRYGSRTSLMIFNGFVGGLMLAIIFSDGLLAAGAFILIGGVLSASNTPIVIISHDLMPNQTSTSYGWVMGFAGGIGAMGLLLIGRISDAYGLTAATQIMLVPAFLLVALSYRLLRTKEQ from the coding sequence ATGGATACTCAATCAAAAAAAGAAAAAGCTGCTGAACCGATTAAAAAAAGATTTCAAAAGCTGGCGGCTTTATCTGCCGGCCATTTCATGAACGATTTTTATGTGGGACTTATTCCACCGATTTCTTTTGTTTTTGCGGAGAGCCTTGGACTTAGCATGACGCAGCAGGGAATGTTGGCTTTTGTCATAACAAGCTTCGGATCCTTTGCTCAACCATTTGTGGGCAGTTTTGTCGACAGGCATGGAAAACCATACCTGCTTATTTTGTCGGTTATTTGGGTCGCGTTTTGGATGAGCATAGCCGGATTAGTGCAGAATTATTATCTGCTTTTAGCTGTGGTTGCTCTTGGAGCTCTAGCTTCGGCTCTTTTCCATCCATTGGGAACATCAACGGTAGTAAAGCTGGGGAGAAAATCAAAAGGGAAGATATTGTCCATATTCATGACCATAGGTGGTCTTTCAGCAGCCGTTGCACCGGCTGTGGCGCTGCCACTCGTTCATAGCTACGGACTTAAAAGTCTTGTTTTTCTCGTAATTCCAGGTATTGCAATTGCCGGTTTTTTGTATTGGTCGGGAATCCAAGAAGTGAAATTGAAGGCCGAAGCACCCCGTAAGACGGAAAAGGTAAAGGGTTCACTGGTTGCGAGTATTAGAAAGCTGCTTGTACTTTGCCTGATATCGGTAAACAAGAATTTTATAAGAAGGGGTCTAACGGCATTTGGCATACAGATTTTGATTATGAAAGGGCTAGAATTAAAGATGGCGGTAGTGCTTCTTTCATTGAATCTTTTCATGGTTCCCGTAGGCACAATGCTTGGAGGCTTCATGAATGATCGCTACGGAAGCAGGACAAGTTTGATGATATTCAATGGATTTGTGGGAGGATTGATGCTGGCGATTATTTTCAGTGATGGTCTTTTGGCAGCAGGGGCATTTATACTTATTGGAGGAGTTCTTAGTGCAAGCAATACTCCTATAGTAATCATTTCTCACGATTTAATGCCGAACCAAACGAGTACAAGCTATGGATGGGTCATGGGATTTGCAGGTGGAATAGGAGCAATGGGGCTTCTTCTGATTGGTAGGATTTCAGACGCTTATGGATTGACTGCGGCTACGCAAATAATGCTTGTACCTGCATTCCTTTTGGTTGCTTTAAGCTACAGATTGTTGAGAACGAAGGAACAATAA
- a CDS encoding DUF2164 domain-containing protein, whose translation MKESRIVLKDDKKKNMIGDIKKFFLEERDEDLGDLGALLILDFFIEKLGPDIYNQGLDDAHLYLIEKLEDMYGLQI comes from the coding sequence ATGAAGGAAAGCAGAATTGTTTTAAAGGACGATAAGAAAAAAAACATGATAGGCGACATTAAGAAATTCTTTTTAGAGGAAAGAGATGAAGATTTGGGAGATTTGGGAGCATTGCTGATTCTTGATTTCTTTATAGAAAAGCTTGGACCGGACATATACAACCAAGGGCTTGATGATGCCCATTTATATCTGATCGAGAAGCTCGAGGACATGTACGGACTGCAGATTTAG
- a CDS encoding GNAT family N-acetyltransferase, with translation MLALKIEPEYTMTTNKAEMNIDHICKLLWSTHWASDRPKAIIEKSVENAMCFGILYDDWQIGFARVITDYATFAYISDVVIDDNFQGKGFGSWLIESILEHPDLVEIPQWRLKTTNAKAFYKKLGFEDLSYAYKYVEILK, from the coding sequence ATGTTGGCGCTAAAAATCGAACCCGAATATACAATGACAACGAATAAAGCGGAAATGAATATTGACCACATTTGCAAGCTTCTGTGGTCCACGCATTGGGCCAGTGACAGGCCTAAAGCAATAATAGAGAAGTCCGTCGAGAATGCCATGTGTTTTGGAATTTTGTACGATGACTGGCAAATAGGATTTGCTAGAGTAATAACTGATTATGCAACATTTGCTTATATAAGCGATGTGGTTATAGACGACAATTTCCAGGGGAAGGGCTTCGGGAGTTGGCTAATCGAAAGTATTTTGGAACACCCCGATTTGGTTGAAATTCCGCAATGGAGACTTAAAACAACCAATGCGAAGGCTTTTTACAAGAAACTCGGGTTCGAAGATCTCAGCTATGCGTATAAATATGTGGAAATATTAAAATAA
- a CDS encoding heme-binding protein, producing the protein MVARYNPLITPPFMRRNEILLKVEKSVK; encoded by the coding sequence ATCGTTGCAAGATATAATCCGCTCATAACGCCTCCATTCATGAGGAGAAACGAAATATTATTAAAAGTAGAAAAGAGTGTCAAATGA
- the pflA gene encoding pyruvate formate lyase-activating protein, translating to MKGKIHSIETLGLRDGPGVRFVAFLQGCRLRCAYCHNPDTWSMGGGTETEADELLKKALRFKPYFDRSGGGVTCSGGEPLMQPDFLINFLRKCKAAGIHTAVDTAGFGIGRYAEILKYTDLVILDIKHVDSRGYKQLTGGDINEFHRFADEVRKSGKKVWLRHVVVPGKTDSSGHMKKLGRIIESFENVERIELLPYHTLGVSKYEAMGVRYPLEGVYPMNTETTRSYEKELNDNLQSLQDIIRS from the coding sequence ATGAAAGGAAAAATCCATTCCATAGAAACATTGGGACTGCGCGATGGTCCGGGAGTTCGTTTTGTTGCATTTTTGCAGGGTTGTCGTTTGAGATGTGCCTATTGCCACAACCCGGATACATGGAGTATGGGAGGCGGAACAGAAACGGAAGCGGATGAGCTGCTTAAAAAAGCATTGCGATTCAAGCCCTATTTCGACCGTTCCGGAGGCGGTGTCACATGTTCAGGTGGAGAGCCGCTTATGCAACCGGATTTTTTGATTAATTTCTTAAGGAAATGCAAGGCGGCAGGTATCCATACAGCGGTTGATACTGCAGGCTTCGGCATTGGGCGCTATGCCGAAATTCTAAAGTATACGGATCTTGTAATATTGGATATAAAGCATGTTGACAGCCGGGGATACAAGCAGCTTACTGGAGGCGACATTAACGAATTCCATAGGTTTGCGGATGAAGTCAGAAAATCCGGAAAGAAAGTGTGGCTAAGGCATGTGGTTGTTCCGGGTAAGACAGACAGCTCAGGGCATATGAAAAAACTAGGGAGAATTATAGAAAGCTTTGAAAACGTTGAAAGGATTGAACTATTGCCGTATCACACATTGGGTGTATCCAAGTATGAGGCAATGGGAGTTCGATATCCGTTGGAAGGTGTGTATCCGATGAATACGGAAACAACAAGATCATATGAGAAAGAATTGAATGATAATTTGCAATCGTTGCAAGATATAATCCGCTCATAA